One part of the Lachnospiraceae bacterium JLR.KK002 genome encodes these proteins:
- a CDS encoding very short patch repair endonuclease gives MDVLTKEQRRKNMQNIKSKDTSIELALRKVLWRKGYRYRKNYKKLPGKPDIALVRYKIAVFCDSEFFHGKDWDALKTRLGRSDKGEYWIKKIERNMARDSEVEKELQYLGWKVIRFWGKDIKKNPEECVRVIQEAIFDELIEKSEL, from the coding sequence ATGGATGTTCTTACAAAAGAACAGCGGCGTAAGAATATGCAGAATATCAAATCAAAAGACACTTCAATTGAGCTGGCATTAAGGAAAGTTTTATGGAGAAAGGGATACAGATATCGAAAAAATTATAAAAAACTTCCTGGGAAGCCAGATATAGCGCTGGTGCGATACAAAATAGCAGTCTTTTGTGATAGCGAATTTTTTCATGGTAAAGACTGGGATGCCTTGAAAACTCGGCTAGGCCGTTCTGACAAAGGAGAATATTGGATAAAGAAAATCGAGAGAAACATGGCTAGGGATAGTGAAGTGGAGAAAGAACTTCAGTATCTTGGGTGGAAAGTTATACGTTTTTGGGGAAAGGATATCAAGAAAAATCCAGAGGAGTGTGTTCGGGTAATACAAGAAGCTATTTTTGATGAATTGATTGAAAAGAGTGAATTGTAA
- a CDS encoding tyrosine-type recombinase/integrase, with amino-acid sequence MSEKRKDNKGRILKTGESQRKDLIYQYRYTDIHRKRQTIYSSDLKELREKEKMIQKQLDEGIDYAAGEVTVIALLERYISLKQGVRYNTKVGYNFVLNLIKKEDFGYRQIRDIKVSDAQQWIMKLHNDGKGYSTITSVRGVVKPAFQMAYNEDIIRRNPFDFKLVDVVPNDSQKCIAMTEEQQELWMGFIRNDKTYAKYYDEFVVLLGTGMRVSEFCGLTKSDLDFESRKIRVDHQLVRERGGKYYVEKTKTECGCRFIPMTEEVYRSLKNILVNRKKLKTEMIVDGYSCFLLLDKDDKPKVALHIENEMRWAMKKYKKLYPEKPLPHITPHVFRHTFCTNMANAGMDIKTLQYVMGHSDVGVTLNVYTHASYDRAAEQMAKILDFKETDMHGKQRKSG; translated from the coding sequence ATGTCTGAGAAACGGAAAGACAATAAAGGACGAATCTTAAAGACAGGAGAGAGCCAGAGAAAAGACCTGATTTATCAGTACCGCTATACGGATATCCACAGAAAACGGCAGACCATTTATTCCTCTGATTTGAAGGAACTGCGGGAAAAGGAAAAGATGATCCAGAAGCAGCTTGACGAAGGGATTGACTATGCCGCCGGCGAAGTTACCGTTATTGCCCTCTTGGAGCGCTATATCAGTTTGAAACAGGGTGTACGCTACAATACCAAAGTCGGATACAATTTTGTGCTGAATCTAATTAAAAAAGAGGACTTCGGGTATCGGCAGATAAGGGATATTAAAGTGTCGGACGCCCAGCAGTGGATTATGAAGCTACATAATGACGGAAAAGGATACAGTACCATTACAAGTGTCAGGGGCGTTGTAAAGCCTGCTTTTCAGATGGCATATAATGAGGACATTATCCGCAGGAATCCATTTGATTTTAAGCTGGTTGATGTTGTGCCAAACGATTCACAAAAATGTATCGCCATGACAGAGGAACAGCAGGAGCTTTGGATGGGGTTTATCCGAAATGATAAAACCTATGCAAAGTATTATGATGAATTTGTCGTACTATTAGGAACGGGAATGCGTGTCAGCGAATTTTGTGGCTTGACAAAAAGTGATTTAGATTTTGAAAGCCGGAAAATCCGTGTGGATCATCAGCTTGTCAGGGAACGGGGCGGAAAGTATTATGTTGAGAAAACAAAAACTGAGTGCGGATGCCGCTTTATTCCGATGACAGAAGAAGTTTATCGAAGTCTGAAAAATATCCTTGTCAATCGTAAGAAGTTGAAAACAGAAATGATTGTTGACGGATACAGCTGCTTTCTTTTGCTGGACAAAGATGATAAGCCGAAAGTGGCGCTGCATATTGAAAACGAAATGCGGTGGGCAATGAAGAAATACAAGAAACTTTATCCTGAAAAACCATTGCCGCATATCACACCTCATGTATTCCGGCATACGTTCTGTACCAATATGGCAAATGCAGGCATGGATATTAAGACCTTGCAGTATGTAATGGGACATTCCGATGTAGGTGTTACACTGAATGTTTATACTCATGCCAGCTATGACCGTGCTGCGGAGCAGATGGCGAAGATATTGGACTTCAAAGAAACTGATATGCATGGAAAACAGAGAAAATCAGGTTGA
- a CDS encoding excisionase has translation MKEVPIWEKSNLSLEEAAAYSGIGVNKLRELTNEKNCRFVLWVGNKRLIKRRLFDQYIEQEYSI, from the coding sequence GTGAAAGAAGTTCCTATTTGGGAAAAAAGCAATTTAAGCCTTGAAGAAGCAGCGGCTTATTCAGGAATTGGTGTCAATAAACTGCGTGAGCTTACCAATGAGAAAAACTGCCGTTTTGTTTTGTGGGTTGGCAATAAGCGGTTAATCAAACGCCGCTTGTTCGATCAGTATATCGAGCAGGAATATTCTATCTGA
- a CDS encoding ATP-binding protein yields the protein MNGLTDTILNMIDATQEPEDYKGEDGLLYCGKCHKPKEAYFPQGKALFGRDRHPSECDCRRAERERMEKRDADEKHNAEVERLKREGFSNPAMRHWTFENDNGKCPQIGKAYSYVEKWETVRSENLGYLLWGNVGSGKSYFAGCIANALMEKEIPVCMTNFATILNNLFYGSENRNEYIVRLCSYPLLILDDFGMERGTEYGLEQVYNVIDSRYISKKPLIATTNLTPEQLRNPADVPHARIYGRLLEMCVPVRFTGGDFRKITAQQKMERLKKLLEGGESQ from the coding sequence ATGAACGGTTTAACTGATACGATTCTGAATATGATAGACGCTACGCAGGAGCCGGAGGATTACAAAGGGGAGGACGGGTTACTGTACTGTGGGAAATGCCATAAACCGAAAGAAGCCTATTTCCCACAGGGAAAGGCATTGTTCGGGCGTGACCGTCACCCGTCTGAATGCGACTGCCGCAGGGCAGAGCGTGAAAGGATGGAAAAAAGGGATGCGGACGAAAAGCACAATGCCGAAGTGGAACGTCTGAAACGGGAAGGCTTTTCCAATCCTGCCATGCGTCACTGGACTTTTGAAAATGACAACGGGAAATGCCCGCAGATAGGGAAAGCGTACTCCTATGTGGAGAAATGGGAAACGGTGCGGTCTGAAAACCTCGGCTACCTGCTGTGGGGGAATGTCGGATCAGGGAAAAGCTATTTTGCAGGCTGTATCGCCAACGCCCTTATGGAGAAGGAGATACCCGTCTGCATGACGAACTTTGCAACGATTTTGAACAACCTTTTCTACGGCTCGGAAAACAGGAATGAATACATCGTAAGGCTTTGTTCCTATCCCCTGCTTATCCTTGATGATTTCGGCATGGAGAGGGGTACGGAATACGGACTTGAGCAGGTCTACAACGTGATAGACAGCCGGTATATCAGCAAAAAACCGTTAATCGCAACGACGAACCTTACGCCGGAGCAGCTTAGGAATCCGGCGGACGTGCCACACGCACGTATTTATGGCAGGCTGCTTGAAATGTGTGTGCCTGTTCGCTTTACTGGCGGCGATTTCCGCAAAATAACGGCACAACAGAAAATGGAACGCCTAAAGAAACTCTTGGAGGGAGGCGAAAGTCAGTGA
- a CDS encoding phage replisome organizer N-terminal domain-containing protein, which translates to MAKRYYWLKLKADWFSGKRIKKLRSIAGGDTHTIIYLKMMLLSLKDEGKLYFEGVEDNFASEIALALDEDAENVKLTLAFLQRHGLIEIGDDDEYQLTEVPTIIGSETASTIRSRECRERKKQLAFGQKALQCNTNETDCNNLKQICRVERDKELERDKELEKEGEGENGTPAPAAYGRFNNVFLSDAEINGLKSELPDKWGYYIDRLSLHIASSGKQYNNHAATIYKWAQEDIGKAAPKKGMPDYSYSEADSL; encoded by the coding sequence ATGGCAAAGAGGTATTACTGGCTGAAACTGAAAGCGGACTGGTTTTCAGGTAAGCGCATCAAGAAGTTACGCTCCATAGCGGGCGGAGATACGCACACGATTATCTACCTGAAAATGATGCTGCTTTCGCTGAAGGACGAAGGGAAACTTTACTTTGAGGGCGTGGAGGATAACTTCGCTTCGGAGATTGCCCTTGCACTTGACGAGGACGCAGAGAACGTGAAGCTGACGCTTGCATTTTTACAGCGGCATGGTTTGATAGAGATTGGCGATGATGACGAGTACCAGCTCACGGAAGTGCCGACAATCATCGGCTCGGAAACAGCGTCAACCATACGTTCAAGGGAGTGTAGGGAGCGGAAAAAACAGCTTGCCTTTGGACAGAAAGCGTTGCAATGCAACACAAATGAAACAGACTGCAACAATCTGAAACAGATTTGCCGCGTAGAGAGAGATAAAGAGTTAGAGAGAGATAAAGAGTTAGAGAAAGAGGGAGAGGGAGAGAACGGAACGCCCGCCCCCGCCGCTTATGGGAGATTTAATAATGTTTTTCTTTCTGATGCAGAGATTAACGGTCTGAAATCAGAACTGCCCGACAAGTGGGGATATTACATTGACCGCCTGTCTTTACATATCGCTTCAAGCGGGAAACAGTACAATAACCATGCCGCCACGATTTACAAATGGGCGCAGGAGGACATTGGAAAGGCAGCACCAAAGAAAGGGATGCCTGATTATTCATACAGTGAGGCGGACAGCTTATGA
- a CDS encoding HTH domain-containing protein — MKDNTFQRRRDIERMLLSGKKLTTLEMMKMFGVGRKAIRRDFDIIGEELPVITKQGYDGGYLLTDGVGQHQNTLTQEQLECLEKVAVTCGSEDRKIVLSIIHEFGPYCGSFT; from the coding sequence ATGAAGGACAACACATTCCAGCGGCGGCGTGACATAGAGCGTATGCTGCTGTCGGGAAAAAAGCTGACCACATTGGAAATGATGAAGATGTTCGGTGTTGGCAGGAAAGCCATACGCAGGGATTTTGACATCATAGGCGAAGAACTCCCCGTTATCACAAAACAGGGATATGACGGCGGTTATCTCCTTACGGACGGTGTGGGGCAGCACCAGAACACGCTCACGCAGGAACAGTTGGAATGCTTGGAAAAAGTTGCTGTGACCTGTGGTTCAGAGGACAGGAAAATTGTTTTATCAATCATACATGAATTTGGACCGTACTGCGGAAGTTTTACATAG
- the mobC gene encoding plasmid mobilization relaxosome protein MobC codes for MANRERKNELKIYLSDDEQYILEQKVKASGMKSKSAFLRRQILYGFVYDIDYSELREYNAALGRIGNNLNQIAKRMNATGNVYAADVKQVKELMKKVWDTQKSMLSKQPYMKL; via the coding sequence ATGGCAAACAGAGAACGCAAAAACGAGTTGAAAATATATCTAAGTGACGATGAACAATACATACTGGAGCAGAAAGTCAAAGCGTCCGGAATGAAAAGCAAATCTGCTTTCCTGCGCCGCCAAATCTTGTACGGTTTTGTCTATGACATTGACTATTCCGAACTTCGGGAATACAACGCCGCACTCGGAAGAATCGGCAATAATCTGAATCAGATAGCAAAGCGCATGAATGCCACAGGAAACGTCTATGCTGCCGATGTAAAGCAGGTAAAGGAGCTGATGAAAAAAGTGTGGGATACACAAAAGTCCATGCTCTCAAAACAGCCATACATGAAGCTATAA
- a CDS encoding IS5 family transposase codes for MYKPIDKLQHSFLDFNQPMGLHMNPDNRWIKLADRIPWDEFEVKYAKLFPSDTGNVAKPLRMALGALIIQTKFQYSDRELVEQIAENPYLQYFIGLPGFREEAPFDASTLVLFRKRISAEMLMEVNEYLLSHKDDDKDDHTPPSVGKSGDDGTAKEDTNKGTLTLDATCAPANIRYPQDISLLNEAREKLENIIYRFCKCYGLKLPRRYRKRARKEYLAFAKSRKHTAKKIRSAIRRQLGYVKRDLGYLEQFMSDGYAMAGKDIDLYLTIIKLHEQQQYMYDNRVHSVEHRIVSIAQPWLRPIVRGKVKAPVEFGAKFDLSLDSEGYGRIEKISFEAYNESTCLIEAIERFKERTGYYPERVLADQIYRTRENRSYCKEHGIRLSGPKLGRPSATAKVDKKQEYQDNTDRIEVERTFSLSKRCYGMSCITTKLEETQLTSIALSVFVTNLFRIQRRILCALLHLFRFWHDRSRCKSWKLQIAT; via the coding sequence ATGTACAAACCGATTGACAAGTTACAGCATTCATTCCTCGATTTCAACCAGCCTATGGGACTCCACATGAATCCGGATAACCGTTGGATCAAACTGGCTGACCGCATCCCATGGGACGAGTTTGAAGTAAAATATGCCAAGCTGTTTCCAAGTGATACGGGCAATGTTGCCAAGCCTCTTCGTATGGCATTAGGAGCTCTGATCATCCAGACCAAGTTCCAGTATTCCGACCGTGAGCTTGTAGAACAGATCGCAGAGAATCCGTATCTGCAATACTTTATCGGGCTTCCTGGATTTCGGGAAGAAGCTCCGTTTGATGCAAGTACACTGGTTCTCTTCCGTAAACGCATTTCCGCAGAGATGCTGATGGAAGTAAACGAGTATCTTCTTTCCCATAAGGATGATGACAAAGATGACCATACTCCTCCATCCGTAGGAAAATCCGGTGATGATGGTACTGCAAAAGAAGATACAAACAAAGGAACGCTGACCCTTGATGCAACCTGTGCACCTGCAAACATACGTTATCCGCAGGACATCTCGCTTTTGAACGAAGCAAGAGAGAAGCTGGAAAACATCATTTACCGATTTTGTAAATGTTATGGTCTTAAGCTGCCCAGAAGATACCGCAAACGCGCCAGAAAAGAGTATCTTGCATTTGCCAAGAGCAGAAAGCACACGGCAAAGAAAATCCGCAGCGCAATCCGCAGACAGCTTGGCTATGTGAAAAGAGATCTTGGCTATTTGGAACAGTTCATGAGTGATGGATACGCCATGGCAGGTAAGGATATCGACTTGTATCTTACCATCATCAAGCTGCATGAACAGCAACAGTATATGTATGATAACAGAGTCCATTCTGTGGAGCATCGCATTGTAAGCATTGCGCAGCCATGGCTTCGACCGATTGTCAGAGGTAAGGTCAAAGCACCTGTTGAATTTGGTGCAAAATTTGATCTCAGTCTTGACAGCGAAGGTTACGGGCGTATCGAAAAAATATCTTTTGAGGCATACAACGAGAGTACCTGCCTGATTGAAGCAATAGAGCGTTTCAAAGAACGTACTGGTTATTATCCGGAACGTGTTCTGGCAGATCAGATATATCGGACCAGGGAAAACAGGAGTTATTGCAAGGAGCATGGGATCCGGTTATCAGGTCCAAAGCTGGGCAGACCAAGTGCCACAGCAAAAGTTGATAAAAAGCAAGAGTATCAGGATAATACCGATAGAATCGAAGTGGAGCGCACCTTCAGCCTGAGCAAACGCTGCTATGGTATGAGCTGCATTACCACAAAACTGGAAGAAACGCAGCTGACTTCTATTGCATTATCTGTATTCGTGACGAATCTGTTCAGGATTCAGAGGCGAATACTTTGCGCTCTTTTGCATCTGTTCCGATTCTGGCATGACCGGAGCAGATGTAAGAGTTGGAAGTTGCAGATAGCTACTTAA
- the istA gene encoding IS21 family transposase: MTKYREILRLKSLGFSERNIAQSCGVSRNTVAKVLKKAAEINLSWPLDFDMTDSTPEELMFPKDKSATNKRMPDFDYIRKELLRNGVNKKLLWVEYCEECRMNGEEPLMYSQFCYYIQKDEEKRRATMHIPGKPGEQIEVDWAGDPAHIIDPDTGEITNAWIFVGVLTYSQYTFVKAYMNEKTGSWIKAHVQMFDFFGGVTPMLVSDNCTTAVNHEKSDWYTTALNTTYHEMAEHYNPAIIPARVRKPKDKPDVEGSVGKISTWITAALRNEQFFSLTELNDSIREKPDAYNARKFQKKECSRLSLFLGEEMPLLASLPATPFELAEWKQATVQFNYHIAVDKMYYSVPYQYIKNKVDVRITDTTVEIFYNHNRIASHRRLHGRSGQYSTVIEHMPQEHQEYLEWNGNRFRKWADSIGINTSKVVDAILTSGRVEQQSYRSCMGLLKLAEKYSPERLEQVCTRALSYSGKPSYKT, from the coding sequence ATGACCAAATATCGTGAAATCCTACGTTTGAAAAGCTTAGGATTCAGTGAGCGGAACATCGCACAGAGTTGTGGTGTGTCCAGAAACACAGTCGCCAAGGTTCTGAAAAAAGCAGCGGAAATAAATCTTTCATGGCCGCTGGATTTTGACATGACCGACAGCACACCAGAGGAGCTGATGTTCCCTAAAGATAAGTCAGCAACGAATAAACGTATGCCTGACTTTGACTACATCCGTAAAGAACTTCTACGGAATGGAGTCAATAAAAAGCTTCTCTGGGTAGAATACTGTGAGGAATGCCGTATGAACGGCGAAGAACCTCTGATGTATTCCCAGTTCTGCTACTACATCCAAAAGGATGAAGAAAAACGCAGGGCTACCATGCATATCCCGGGAAAACCAGGTGAACAGATTGAAGTTGACTGGGCAGGTGATCCCGCCCACATCATTGATCCAGATACTGGAGAAATCACAAATGCATGGATATTTGTAGGTGTATTAACTTACAGTCAATACACTTTTGTAAAAGCATACATGAATGAGAAAACAGGCAGCTGGATCAAAGCTCATGTCCAGATGTTTGATTTCTTTGGTGGTGTTACACCGATGCTCGTCTCAGATAACTGCACAACAGCGGTAAATCATGAAAAGAGTGACTGGTATACCACTGCATTAAACACAACTTATCACGAGATGGCAGAACATTATAATCCTGCCATCATTCCGGCCAGAGTCCGGAAACCCAAGGATAAACCAGATGTAGAAGGATCTGTAGGGAAAATATCCACTTGGATAACTGCAGCCCTTCGTAATGAACAGTTTTTCTCTCTTACCGAATTGAATGATTCTATCCGAGAAAAACCGGATGCCTATAATGCTCGTAAATTCCAGAAAAAGGAATGTAGCAGGCTCAGTTTATTTCTTGGGGAAGAAATGCCATTACTGGCGTCGTTGCCTGCTACACCTTTTGAACTGGCTGAATGGAAACAAGCCACTGTCCAGTTTAACTATCACATCGCAGTAGACAAGATGTACTACTCCGTGCCTTATCAGTATATCAAAAATAAGGTTGATGTGCGTATAACAGATACAACGGTCGAAATATTTTATAATCACAATCGGATTGCCTCCCACCGACGGCTTCATGGAAGAAGCGGTCAGTATTCTACTGTGATAGAACATATGCCACAGGAGCACCAGGAATATCTGGAGTGGAATGGTAACCGGTTCCGCAAATGGGCTGATTCGATTGGAATTAACACAAGTAAGGTTGTCGATGCAATACTTACCTCCGGTAGGGTTGAACAGCAATCCTATAGAAGTTGTATGGGATTGTTGAAACTGGCAGAGAAATATTCGCCAGAAAGGCTGGAACAGGTCTGCACCAGGGCGCTTTCCTATTCTGGTAAACCCAGTTATAAAACCTAA
- a CDS encoding IS1380 family transposase, which translates to MDILNTLSLKSNRQIKINFNGGDLSSDAGLLLIKEFAAKIGFAKLIKKIFKTDDKSIRFHKDNENLMQMLYQIISAYFQDDCADELTSDPVFNAIPEKKSLASQPTLSGFFNRMNEDTLIQFDDIDKSLRDIIYSIKRPEHMLFDLDSTLFGTYGKQEGEGFNFHYQAHGYHPLLCYDGLTGDLLKAQLHDGTLHCSNDTDKFMESLFLEYMERGIKTYLRGDSGFSSPKLYKTCEMNGCSYAIRLKQNSSLIALASDKDEDLYKASKEDQISYRATYGEFLYQAGTWEYPRRVVFKIEKPYGQLIHMHTFIVTNMDMEPCQIIQFYCGRGRMENFIREGKSGFDFAAVSSHSKVVNANRMRIHMLAYNLFNWFRRLVLPANMRKQQVNTIRLKLIKIAARAVRSARYITFKLCSSCPYKKEFYGTLENIRRLTVQLE; encoded by the coding sequence ATGGATATTTTAAACACCTTATCACTAAAAAGCAATAGACAGATTAAAATAAATTTTAACGGCGGCGATCTATCCTCCGATGCAGGACTTCTTCTTATAAAAGAATTCGCTGCAAAAATCGGCTTTGCAAAGCTGATCAAAAAGATATTTAAGACCGATGATAAATCGATCCGCTTCCACAAGGATAACGAAAACCTTATGCAGATGCTCTATCAGATTATCTCCGCATATTTTCAAGATGACTGCGCTGACGAGCTAACTTCGGATCCTGTTTTTAATGCCATTCCTGAAAAGAAAAGTCTGGCATCGCAGCCTACATTATCAGGATTTTTCAACCGTATGAACGAGGATACCCTCATACAGTTCGATGACATTGATAAAAGCCTCAGGGATATCATCTATTCTATAAAGCGGCCGGAACATATGCTTTTTGACTTGGACAGCACCCTGTTTGGCACTTACGGCAAGCAGGAAGGAGAAGGCTTCAACTTCCATTATCAGGCACATGGCTATCATCCGTTACTGTGCTATGACGGATTGACCGGCGATCTGCTCAAAGCACAGCTGCATGACGGAACACTCCACTGCAGCAATGATACGGATAAATTTATGGAATCCCTCTTTCTGGAATACATGGAAAGAGGAATAAAAACTTATCTTCGCGGCGACAGCGGATTCTCATCTCCAAAACTTTATAAAACCTGTGAGATGAATGGCTGTTCCTATGCCATCCGCTTAAAACAGAATTCTTCACTTATTGCCCTTGCTTCGGATAAAGATGAAGATTTGTACAAAGCATCCAAAGAGGACCAGATCAGCTATAGAGCAACTTATGGTGAATTCCTGTATCAGGCTGGTACATGGGAATATCCGAGACGTGTGGTTTTCAAAATTGAGAAACCATACGGTCAGCTTATACACATGCACACCTTTATTGTTACAAACATGGATATGGAGCCCTGTCAGATCATTCAGTTTTACTGTGGCCGCGGCAGGATGGAAAACTTTATCAGGGAAGGCAAAAGCGGATTTGACTTTGCCGCTGTCAGCAGTCATTCCAAAGTAGTAAATGCCAACCGAATGCGGATTCACATGCTTGCGTACAACTTATTCAATTGGTTCAGGCGACTGGTACTTCCGGCAAATATGCGAAAGCAACAGGTTAATACCATTCGATTAAAGCTGATAAAAATTGCTGCGAGAGCAGTCCGTTCAGCAAGATATATCACATTCAAGCTGTGCAGCAGCTGTCCCTATAAAAAGGAATTCTACGGGACACTGGAGAACATCCGGCGACTGACCGTACAGTTGGAATAG
- a CDS encoding type II toxin-antitoxin system RelE/ParE family toxin, with protein MFSKKYRLSYLPLFYEDLDEKVTYIAEKLKNPKAANDLLDKVESAIMERLPVAESFEPYHSVRERRYSYYRIYVDNYIIYYVVIDDDPNDLVMEVRRFLYNGQNRDNMV; from the coding sequence ATGTTCAGTAAAAAGTACAGATTGAGCTATCTGCCACTTTTTTATGAGGATCTTGATGAAAAAGTAACCTATATTGCAGAGAAACTGAAGAATCCAAAAGCGGCAAATGACTTATTGGATAAGGTAGAGTCTGCTATTATGGAGCGACTTCCAGTGGCTGAATCTTTTGAACCATATCATTCTGTCAGGGAGCGTAGATATTCTTATTATCGTATTTATGTGGATAATTATATAATTTACTATGTGGTAATTGATGATGATCCGAATGATTTGGTTATGGAAGTTAGAAGGTTTCTTTACAATGGACAGAATCGGGATAATATGGTGTAG